Below is a genomic region from Monomorium pharaonis isolate MP-MQ-018 unplaced genomic scaffold, ASM1337386v2 scaffold_324, whole genome shotgun sequence.
AAAGTTATTTTAACACCAAGTTCTCGACCGTttgagttaattaaaaaattggttctctttatctttaatataattttcattctttagaagaaatttaattaaaaagtcaagTGCGATAGATGTTTAACGTATTAGTAATTTCAGTAAATGAAATTTCAATAAACAAAGATGTACTtagaatttgaataattagctgaaatattttatgatgatTATGACTTCTGTATGTTGTCTCAATTTGTTTCTCAATCCGAAATGTTGTTAGTTAGCGAGTCAATCAATATCTTTGGGATTTATAAAATCCTTgagagattataaattttaagagagatTATATACTTACGTatagtacatttttaaaattactaaaaaatgtataaattgtgacaattatagtattgacatgcaaaattatgttttgGTTTAAATGTTAGGAAGTTGGCTTCCTATGCAGACATAATAAAGTCAATCGCATCGgacgatatttaatataattcaatagagtagtaataaaaaaactgtgtTGTTgacgaaatttaaatttaaaatatttccttgatgtaaaaaattattaataagaaagatttaattttcacCATAATCTTATTACTTCTGTAATGTATTgcgattttgtattattattattgctaatgTAAATGTAGCGAGATGTTATAATGACGTGTTCACATACAACATTCGAAGCGTTTGCCATCGGCAAGAAGCGGGGGGCTTCGATCTTTTGCGTTCGCGGGCGAGAATTAAAGTTAGGAGGCAGGAATGAATTTGTTCTTGATCGATCCGTCGTACATTGTTTCCGACTACTTTTAGATTTATAGACAATGGACACGATAATTATTGTCTCTCTCCGATCAAAAGTTCGAGAAATACATCGCGTGGCTGGGCCGTCGATATCATTATTCAAGTACTGGATTTGAGAATAATTCGCAGTACTCGAATAACGATTACGCCAAACATCCAAGTATCGACTGCTGTTTTTAAGcatcttattaataatttataaattattaacgttatcataggttattattaacaatatgtaaatatctacgtgtaattttaaagataagttTTGTATCATAGTACAGACAAAGTTAACTTCTACGAACGAAATAGCATACGTCATAGTAGAGCTGTAACCGTCGTAGGACTTGTCCTTATTTCGCATTTGTAAAGTTCCTATTTTGTAACCGTCAACGCTGAAGGGTTTAAAATGTACGCGACATTCAGTGTGCTAGCGAGATAAACTTGTCGCGTATTCGAACAACGACGGCCTGGCGGAACGTCGATGGCAACCGAcgataaagatatttttaattgaagcgtttgagaaaaaattgcgATATCGACGATTGTAATTAGAGGTGAAGACGTTTTAGCCAAAGGTGTTGTCCATCTTCGGTAGCTTCCACGCCTTActcaaagagaaaataaactaaaattcaTACTTCcagttcaattttattatcaactcCGCTCTCCCACTTACAAAAACACACAAACTCTTGTCCCACGAATTACATCGTAAGCATTAAAATCCTGTTTACATTTAATTCTATAGTTATGGGTTAGGTAGCAGATAAACCAGATAAACAAAACGCACGCGTAGAAGATATAATtgtaatgataaattataaaacccAGAGTTATAGCTGCGTTTTATCGCTACTTTATTTTTCCGATATTCGAGATTTATTTCCCGAACATCATGTTGCTAGTGATTAAATACTGTTCCTGTATCATTTCGTAAATAGGAAAATAGTGAAGATAAATGAGAGAAATGAGGAGATAATACTAAAGGTAatcaaaaagagaaataaagtgAGAAATAGAAGGAGAGGGtaagagaaaggaagagagaaagttaGTCAGTTTATAACGCCAGTTTATTGCCAACATCGTATTTGCTAGCAGACAACAGAAGCTTTAGTGTCTTTTGTGAAAATTATATGACTAGCAATAAGAGATCTCGTTTTTgcataattctgtaaattaaaaagaagataaacaATCGAAAAAAccgaacattaattataaaaattgattgaaatgcaaatttatattgccaattattatcatttccataagacaaaaatgtaagaaaagcATTGGGATGTTTATAGCTTTTACCATgattagattttgtgcatactggattaaatgcaaaatttaattaaaagatggCAACAAAAGCACGATAGAAAGTAGGAGATAAATTATAACAGTGATATTCACAGTCAGAGTTTATCACTTTTAGAGTGCGATTTTATGTTTTCAGCAATTTAAACCGTTGCCATTAGCTCCGGTCTATATCCAATCCGCATAAACAGCAAAAAACTTAATGTGCATCGAGTTTAGATATTTACTACTTATAGAATGGTATTGTTGTTTCAAAAGTGCGATATAGGATTGTTCAGAGCATgcaaattctaatttatgtccacatttattttatgtaattaattgtttgaCCGGCTTTGGTGCACATTTTTGATCGACAGcaatgtatgtaaatatactaaatattCTTAGCTTGCCTCATTTtcgtttaattgaaaatattaaaagttgtgTTCAAAGTGAAAAGCATCATTTCCTCAATAATTTTCTACTTAttgaaaaactatattttgtcataaatttattttaatatttgattattgagGCATTTTACGtggagaaaaaattatttttcggagaataatagtatttaacCTCTTATTTAGAAAGTAGTCTTAAGTTTGCAGAGTATATACTAAAGAGGCGGATAAACTTGTAATAGTTTATATAGCTAACTTTTGCAATTTGGAGTTTTGAACATAACAAGCAACTCTTTGACTCATTCATTATAAAGttctaatattttgttacgtaCGACATTATCGATATATTATTGGTTCAATGCTGTTAGCTAAGTAAAAGTTAAACGGTTTAAATATATCCGGTTAATCgagaatatttcatatttaatattttaggttattaaatatataaatgcaataataaaactggattgaaataattttaaggaaaaaatttaattcaatccTTTTAGTTAAAGAAGAAGAATCatattaatcatatatagtcaatttttagaaataatattttagcagtgttttttctttttcccattatttaaaattgttatatatattcaattctTGATTCACGCGATctcaattttatacaattttattttgtgcaacctgaaaatatatctttcaatggcattgaaattattttatattaatgagttaaaaattcttattttgtaCTTGTATCACTCTGACCCTTTTCAATTGATTTGAGTACAGTATTGATAGTGACAgcgaataaaatttcaatttgttttcctcaacttttctattattatatcgtTTTTATGCacacatgtaaaataaatatttttacaacatacataggtttttcttttacttctatTTTTGGCAaacttctatttatttttacaaatttcaattGCGTAAAAGAAGACACATAGAATAGATATTTCGCACGTAAACTAAAAGAtgaatatacgtatatttagAAGAGAAGTTTGATTATTTGTTTACggctatttaaaattatacatataacacaattatttaaaagtattacttGTGAAACATGATAATGCAACAATTTATAGgagtaaatgtttttaataatttctaattatttaaatttgccaCTTTTTAGGCCTATTTTTGTCTATCTCGTACATTATATCATGGGTGACTAGCAATTTGCGccaagtataataattatttagccGCTTCTTAGAATCCGCCTACGTTATCTCGAATCCATTAACGATCGGTACGACGCTCGTTAACTGCGCTGACGACAGAAAGTCGATAGTTAATTACGCAAATGAAGGGATCTCGTTAACAGCCACGGCTAGTACGACTACGATAGATCGTTAAGTAACGTGCCCGCCGATTCGATCGCCATTGAAAGTGCATAGATCCGTGACTGCATACGAATGCTCGATGTATCCCTCTCTAAATCTCGGATGCAATCGCATTAGATTGCGTTTGGCTTTTAAATCCGGTAATAACTTTCATCCCGTTATCTACAATGGTTTCACCGAGCGCTTATGAAATGGCTGTCAAGAGCCAAATGCAATCCAATGTAATATCGGGATATAATTCACACCATTGCTATTACAATAATTGGATTTTACGATAAACTTATCAATTATTCCTTAatgaattttcaattttagatAGTATTTAATTTAGCAGTATGTCCGAATTttgatatatgtaaataaggaaacatttttctttttattaaaaattttatttaatgtgttGAAACTTTACACTTtagaataaactttttttaatatctaaatttaatttagaatatctgacatatttgatattaaacatttaaattttgaaagttaggaacttttttatattttctaaaaataaaaatctataaaatcaGTATTGGATTTCCAAGTATGAcagaataatttgtattttttacaaaattataatgtgcTTCCTTGCTACTCTAATTTATTTGACGAAATTTGAGATAGATAAAGTGTGTgatattaaatctaattaaattacaaataaattaatctaattaaattaatgttgatTGAATATTACATGGGCCGTCAGTTGATAAGCAATAGGCAATTGTATTAGCTCTAATGGCTAATTGAATGCGGCACGCTCGTGACGTGTGTCACGTACAGGTGGCAGGCCGTAGGAAATTATCATCGGCGTTTCTCGCGGAAACGGCAGATCCGAAGAAAGGCAGCGTCAGGTCGGGAATGCTCGGCGAAGATGAAGAGCCGGCGTGAATGGAATATATCAGGTCGCGACATACCGAGGAACGATCCACTCGCAATGGACAGACGACAATTATGATTCCTTACGCGAATGTAATTATTCGCGGCATGAGTGCGGCTCGCCTCAATTAATTGCTCTTCGCCGAGCAATTGCCGAATAATGAGGAGCGACCTTTTCCCGGTGCAGCTAACCGCAGCGATTAAAAGATAGATGAAAGGGGTATTTCTATTCACATCGAGTTGAATCCTCACTGCACGTGCTATcttactttgaaaaaaattacgaatgaaggaaaaaatgagagaaactgaaatttatttcaagaaattaaatcGGAGAATCCCactattgaaatatttatttaaatttataatatcctattattattataattaatgttgaaatatgaatttaaagaTAGAACtttcaatatcaaattaaattaagtaatcaATCTAAGTTAAGTAAACGtgtctttaataaatctgcAGACCTTAtccatctttattttatcaatctttTCTACGTTTCAATTAGAAAACTttgtatttgatataatttaattaaattttatcgcaAATTGTGCTAAAAGTTccaactaattttattattaaactttatttaattaataattttatttacggaGGAATATAAAGTGTCAACtcttattataattgcatagtactttaataaacaattttatataaagattgagacttaaaaaaaaagaaagaatctttcttttaatcttatttgtttattgtttatgGCATGAGAATCTTTAACAGCTAActgcaacaaataataattataatgaaaatgatTTTTCCGCTGATATCCAGTTTTCTTTTACCTTCGTCTTATATTTTCCAAAGTTACCTACCGATAAAGGTAATGacaaatatgattattaatgacaaaaatatacacaggatatgatttttcaaaacgttaaataatatGGAATATGGAATATTTTCATGTTGatagattataatatttaaaaaataggtaAATCTTGAGAGTCACATAATATCTATTTCGAGAGCATACgtcttattacattttcatatTGATTAATGTAATCAGAAAAGTAGAAACtataattcattatatattttcagattttttttcagatattcctaaagaaattataatttaaaaaaaattttattattctacttttgcaacacacacacacacctttAGCATgatctaattatttgtttcacaGCTACATTTACAGtggattaattatttgttttctcAACAATATTTAGGatactgattaattaattgttcaaAAGTTCGTTCGTTGTTTATTATGAGtacataattattagtttatcGATTGTgggataatataaataacatctaAATTATTCTCGGTGCGAGAAATGCAGCAAAAACAATTTGATTtggtttaattattttaatatctatatgTTGTTTGTCACGCgtataaatatctttgtttTCAACTGTCACTACACATATTGTGCATTTTATCTTTGCTCAattctatttgttttattgCGTTTTATTTCTGTATTGCAGTATTGTGACTGTTGATCTCTCTCTACGCTGAGGAAATTTGCGATCGCTGCATGTAGatcttcaaataaaaaaaaaacttgtgcAAGGATGACTCGGAATTTACTTGAACAATGACGAGCGAtcgtaatgtaatttaaaggTACTTGGGCGAAACACAAATATAaacgattaattttattcttatatcaTGCATATCATGTTGATAAATTATAGcatatataaacaaacatCTCTTGGCACTATAAATACACATATCTATTCAagcttttttaaatctttataccttttttattttttattttcctaaaataaatttataatttaatttgtactttatatatatctagTATActgtactttatatatatatattatatatatatatatattatatatatatatatattgtatatatatctatatatatatatatatatcaatttaaagaaattatttcttaataatattatattagaataattacgcaaacttaattttatatatctttattttaatataacttctacatttttattgaatctTTACtctaaatcttatttttatttctatgtatgcaattaatttaattaaatttttttgcaaagttattataaatgttttcatCCAAGACGTTATTTGTAACGGATTATTACGTTATAAGTTGAGAAACACTGACGTAAATGCACAATTTATTAGTGCACCAGTAGTGCTCTGCAGTAGTAATACTCCGTAATGTGTCAGACAATACGCGCCATTAACTTGCCGCAAGACATTTAAGTTCGGCTAGTGAACAGAATAACAATTGAATGATATTCGCGTTACTTTTTAACAATtctttagtaataatttagaaaatatattatattagtttttatatgcatattgcaaaataatatatgtattatatatcttttaataagtatattagtcaagttttaatctttttttaaattttttttgaaactttttattttttcttaaaaacttttttaagttttttaaattctattttttatgattagatattttttgaattatttataaatttggaattaatataaatattttccgaTTCCGATTAGtaattaaactaaaagttttgtataaaattaatataaaagatgatacgtcttacatatattttactttatatgtGAGCTAGAAgtataatttgttacaaaatataatattaataaaatattatctctaATCTATTTTGTAAACACAAGTCTGAAGAATAGTAATTCATGTACActgatcaattaatttaaatattgtgagttatatatacattgattaaatttaaatgcatgTAAAGTTTTTGaacaaatacattattttttatcttaatgatattttattaataaattataattataattaataattattaattataattgtaattgataattattaattataattaataaaaataatataaattagttgatgttcatgaaaattaaataatattttaaatatttttaaatcgtcTTCTTTATCTATCactattttgttatatttcttataatttgtTACAGGATTTTACTGTGTTTTATAATGAACAcgtacagtttttttttatcacaatatGTTTAGACAACATGTTCTTAATGAACATGTAGATTTAATGCAACTTTTACTAAATTCTTTCATTGTGCCATACTTTATACATCATAGTTTTCAGGATACACTTTCCATGAGTTATGCCGCATCCCTTGTGATATTCTTTTCGTAATTCTATGTCTTTAAAAGCGCATTCGACTCTCGCCGAGTCGGGCATATCAAGTTGCATTACAGGAATGTGCTCCAATAGACGACGTTAAGAATGAAGAACGAGAAGGGGAAAAAGAATCTGGAAACTTTGTCGATGTAAATGGCGGTGGCTCGTCCTTCGCAGCACTGCTCATACTGAACCATCGGTGGCCTTGTTGGGCTCCTGCTTCTTTCGGCATCCGACCTCATTGGCGtctatgagaaaaaaaaattaaaatattcgtcATATAAAACAGCATGaaagtaataaatgtaaataattattttatgaataccATTCATTTCACCTTACATTCCACTCCTTTAATTACTATATTGATCAAGATTATTACGAGGTAAGTAAATTATTACGCTTACGAATTATTATACTTGCGATGAAACTaacattatacaaaaataacatatacatgaaatgtaatataaaaaagaattaaatttatatttcgttatatgtatatttatacaattattttttcattttttgatattacatttattcgTTTAGATTACGCtttgctaattttatattgtattaaaattaaatttgtatacttgtgaaattaaataaaagattttgcgtattttttttttaaataagatttatactTTTCAGtttaagcatattatatttttataaatgtatttgtgcgtacaattttcaatatacaGACAAATGATAATCGTGTTATGTGACACAGTGAAAACGTGTGAACACAcagattttaaacaaaaataaaattttaagggctctcttatttaaaataatcattaagagaaaaaagcgGTTGTAAGAGTTTAACGCAGTTATCTTTGCGTGAATTTATTGCaatgtgtatttaattttactttatacaaaattgaatTGTATGATTACATAATGAATACCAACGTTTCTGTTCTGGTTTGAGCCATTTTCAAGGTGTGGTTATGAGTGAGACAAAGGTATGCTACTGATGAAGACTTACACTGACTTCCGGAGGCGTGGAATACCTTTGTCTTATTCATAACTCACGCCTTGGAAATGGTTTGAACCAGAGTCGAAATGTTAGTATTTATCACGTAAGCATTTAACAcaattttgtatgaaattaaatacacgttggaataaatttacacaaaCAGAGCTGCGTTAGATTCTTGTagtctctttttctctgttagaaagatttaatatcttttgctaatttttacaaatttgctAATTGCTACAAATTTGCTTGCAAGTTAAAGacaaagtatataataatcatGGAAAACTTATTTGCTTGAATCGTATTTGACTCTTATTTactagatattaaaaatatttaaaaaaggtgATATTTATTTCGCGCAATGTTTTATCGTAAAGCAAGCAGAAGTAAATGCTGCAGTAGTACAAGCAAATATTGCGCGACGTAATGAAAACGGGATACGTTTTATACAGACCACAGCGAATTGCAAAGTCTGCGTAAACTACACGGAAGAaaggagaaaataaatatttttctacgaaTTGAGTGTAGGACAAATGCATGCAATAAAATCAAACTTTGGAACTTGTTCAAGAGAGAAGTTACTGGAGGAAAGTTACTTGCCATACGATACGATGAATCGTCTAGGAAAGTGGTTGTACTTCAAGTAGTACACTCCGATGTACTTTTCGCCGGTTGATACTGTTTACCGTACGTGGTAACATTCAgattgagaaataaatatgcCGTCGCAAAAGTCAATCATACAGATTTTCTGCTTTTGAAAtagaattacatttaaaaagtctAGCTCAAAATTCctgtaaagttttttttctttcattgtaGCATTACgcatttaatatttccttttttttttttttcaaacaaagtcataattttattatgcatcTCAATGATTTACAAGCAAATGTTTATAACTCGTATCGATTGCGGTTTACAATGCAGTGTCTTCTATTTCTggcatttttattcaattgagCGATATCCCGTATCGACAGGATGAAATCACATTACTCTCGGTACCGCGCATTTCTCGCTTTATCTCGAACTATCAATTTCGTGGAACCGACGAGGCACTCGCCGTAAATATCGCACTTTTTTCTCGGTTACCTTGAAGTCGTCGATATCCTCGCGAAGATCTTCGTCGGAATATCCTTTCATGGCCTTCGTAGCTATGGGCCCCATATAATTGTTCACTACTGCGAATTCCATAAGAGACAGGAAGACGAATACGCTGCACGAAGACATCCACACGTCGATCGCCTTCACGTATGAGACCGGGGGTAGAGATTGCTGAGATTGCGTGTTTTGAGTAGCTGAAAgagagatattaaattatttttacgcacAGTTACATGTACAATTCAATTGACATAATTAGCACCAGTTTTTATAAAtggattgaataaaaataattcttcttatttttattgttaggctatataattatttgtataaaccaaaacgatttattaaaatcacttctcaataaaatgcaattttcgtGATATTTATGCCTTCATTATCCTCGGACAAAGCGCACTATCGCAAATATCATGAATAGTTATATCACGGACAATGGGAGGAGAGGTCGCCTAACCGAGGGTCAGTAGTGACGTCACGCCAAGAGTGACCCGTGCCGGGATGGCTTCCGGCTTGATCCAGAAGGCGATCCAGGACATGACGACGATCAGGGCGGACGGGATGTACGTGTGGAACAGGTGATAACCCAGTCTCCGGCGCAGATTGAAGACAATCTGTATGCACGTGAAGTTTCCTGTCGAATATTCGATCGTGCAGTCAGTCGTGTAGTTGTTCGATATGTCGAGTTGCGGCAGTTCGATTTCCGGATTAACCACGAGGGGATCGGTCATGTTCCATAGGAATACTAGATCCTGAGTCGTGTGCGAAACTAGAAAAAATGAGATGTTAAGGgatgtataaataaagttgTCAAATGTTTCAGTATAATTAATTGGTAATGCGTGCGCGTGCACGtgcgtatatatatgtgtgtgtgtgtgtgtgtgtgtgtgtgtgtgtgtgtgtgtgtgtatgtgtaatcacaaataaatatatataaaataaaatattatatatattgtgtatctTTAATATGGATAATATTACGATTCATATATGTgcataatattgataatgtagcttataaattaatatatacttacGACTTTCGATCATCATCGAACAAATTTGAGTATCATGAGGATAAGACTCGAACTTCATCGCGCATGAAAGCACCAATGTCAATCTAAAACGAATATTGCGCTTTCCTGTgtgatacaatttattaatcaaattacatttcaatttcagatacaaatgtattttactcGATAGTGCTATTTTCGCACactggaaaaaaagttttgttgttttatgagaaattttgGTTGATTCAACCTGTCCGTTTGTTCGAAAATGAacgatacaaattttgtagttGGAATTACCAGAGGATTCTGGTTAATTCCATTCTGTTTGAATCTACCAgaatttcttgttaatcttACTACATCGTTTTGTTAGGTTTACAAAactctacaaaaatttcttgttaatcttattatattgttttattaggttaacacaattttttggttaaaaaacgAGTTTGgatagagtttttaaaataataacaatatatcttggTTTAAAGTACactgcatatattttacatatattttactaacctCTAAAAATCTCTATAGCTGTCGAAATTCCATTCGCGCAGAAGAGAAGACATTTTTTCGTCCGCCATGCCGTTGAacagaataatgtaaatacacGATTGTAAGATAcacgaaacaaatataaaagctaCCTTATGGGTACCGCGTGATATTAGTATCGCATCGATACCGCGTTGGTTTGCGCGAGATTGGCATGCACCGACTTGCGCTGCGAGAACGAAGGCGCCAGCATTATcgctatttttgtaaatataacaagaagttttgtattattttgtagattcAACAAGAAGTTTTGTAGATCCAACAAGAAAAACTTAATCAAATCCTTATAGTACAGTTAACCAAACGGTGTAGTTATAAGCTGTAAAATCTTGTTATGATAACCAGAAATTCTGTTTCGTTTAATAAGAATACGCTCAACCAGaaccgttttattattataataaaaccatttttctcagtgcagtAACGAACATGCTGAagctttttctatttttgtttctgATGAAACATGCGTTCAGGACAACAAAAACTAAattcacattattttattgacaatAAAACTTGACAGAACAGCCCGGAAATTGCTCGTTCCATCTAGCGTCGAATTAAAATCGCCAGCAGatagaaataaatgaaattgaggtagctataaacaaaaatgacaTAAACGCGAATAGAAATATATCAAAAGTGGAAGCCTtatgtatataaca
It encodes:
- the LOC105834825 gene encoding glycine receptor subunit alpha-2 is translated as MTWYFLLIICCYLYALFDITTPHFPELDFDEYGKKETSLSLKDILPLNPKQYDKHRAPKFLGQPTVVYFHVTVLSLDSINEESMTYVADIFLAQSWRDSRLRLPENMSEDYRILDVDWLHNIWRPDCFFKNAKKVTFHEMSIPNHYLWLYHDKTLLYMSKLTLVLSCAMKFESYPHDTQICSMMIESLSHTTQDLVFLWNMTDPLVVNPEIELPQLDISNNYTTDCTIEYSTGNFTCIQIVFNLRRRLGYHLFHTYIPSALIVVMSWIAFWIKPEAIPARVTLGVTSLLTLATQNTQSQQSLPPVSYVKAIDVWMSSCSVFVFLSLMEFAVVNNYMGPIATKAMKGYSDEDLREDIDDFKTPMRSDAERSRSPTRPPMVQYEQCCEGRATAIYIDKVSRFFFPFSFFILNVVYWSTFL